ATTGCTCGATAACGAACCCATGCAAAGAACGTTCATGGAAGCCCGTCATTCAATGCCGGCTAACGCCCTGGAGGTGGTCCAGCAACGTGGCACTTATACCATCATGACCGATACCGTGGTTCCCCCGGCAGCATTTGCTGAGTTTCTCGCATACGTTCACGACCTTATCATCTCTGAAGGTATTGACTACCTTTCTTTCGGCCATTTCGGAGATTGCCACCTCCATTTCACCCTGCTGCCGGAGAAGGAAAATCTTAATCGAGCGTCGGCAATTTACGATCAGATCATTGCCAAGTCTGCGGCACTGGGAGGAGTTTATTCCGGTGAACATGGCACCGGCAAAAGGAAGCGGAAAGATTTTCTCAGATGTTTCGATGAACAGGCGATTGTCCAATTGAAGCGGTGCAAAGGGGCCGTTGATCCCGGTTTTTTGCTCAACCGGGGAAATGTTTTTGTCTAGGAGAAGAGGAGTAACCGCCCGGTTATAAGTTGTTTTTTTGTTAATAGTTATCAACGAATGAGCCCGGTGAAGCCGGGCTCATTTTTCTCTACGTCTTTCTGTCGTTCCCACCATGACATCGGCCTTGGATGGCCGGACTCACTTCATTTCGTTACCCCCTGCCATATATTCAGATGATCTTGCAACTTCCTTTTTATTGAACAAAAATGCTCATTTCTCAAGACATCCCCTACGTTTACTTTCTAATGAACATCGCCTGGGATATCAGAAAGACCTTTGCTGCACATACAGGAAGATGAGCGTACGTTTCTTATGTACTCCCCACCAATATCCAAGAAGCTCTTATTTTTCAATTAGTTATGAGATATAGCGTCTTACGGCAGGCCTTATGAGCGAATAAAATGTATAAAAAACATATACATCCGGAGGCTGGCCAGCTACTTAGCTTTCCTTTAGCAATCCACTAATATTAATTAAATTCAAATAGTTACACATCAAATGTGGCTTTTTTCCCCAGTGGAACGCTTTATGCAATTCTTTATACTGTATACAAGAATACCACAAAAGACATTGAAGTCTTTTGGAGCTGCAAGGAGGTGGGATCATGAAAAACACATTTCGCATCATCACACTGTTTGCCATCCTGCATGCAAATTCGGTTTTTGCCGCAAGCGGAGCCGGGGGTGGGGGGATCGGCCTCATCGGGTGGATTTTTATCGGATTTCTGGCGGTTATCATCACCTTTCAGTTTGTCCCGGCCGCATTTATGTTTGTATCCATGATGGCGGCTATTTTTGGGAAGGCGAGGAATCGTGAGAGAGTTACGGACAATGCCAAAGTCAATAACTCCTGATTTGATGGGCTACCGCGGTATTCCCTGGAAAGGGGGATCAATCATGCATCTTCTTCTTATAGCCGACAGGGATGAAGAAACTCGCAGTCGGATCGTCGGATTTTTCAACGGCAGCGAGTATAAGGTCATCGAGGCGGATTCCGTGGATGTTGTTCTTCGTAATATCCTCAAAAAAGAAGCCAGTGTCATTCTGTTGGGAAGCGAGTTTGACGGGTTAAAGGCAATGGAAATAATCCCCCTCTTAAAGAGGTGCAACCAGAAATTAACCATTATCCTCATATCAAATGAGGAGTCCCTCTCCCTTATCCGCAGATTTCGTAAAGAGGGGATATTCTATCACGCTTTAAAGCCGGTAAACGGCGATGACCGGGATGAACTCAGACAGGTGGTTCAATGTGCCTTTCATAACACAACGGACAGAAGGCTGTCCCAAAAAAGTCCCACCGGGGAACTCTAACGGGGAGACACCCCGGTAATGGGATGGAAAGGAAAAGGAGGATTGATCATGAAAACGGCCATTTCAACAATCTTTTTGGTTCTGGCAGCGATGGGTCCGGCATATGCCGGAGATACTACGGTGGTTTACAAGAGCGGGATTCTCGTCAGCGTCTTTGTCGGTGTTCTGGCGCTGATTGTTGTGGCCCAGCTGGTCCCGGCCCTTATCCTCATTGTTGGATTTGTCAAATCGTTGATAGCCGGAAAAGAGGCGGCCCCTGCGGCGGCCGAATCCACAACGAGTACGGATTAACTACAAAAAAGGAGAGCTTTCATGACTGGATTTTTTGCGACCATCGGCGAAGCCGTACAGATTGGCACCTTGGTGGAGTACTACGATTATATCAAGGCTGTTGAATACCTTATCTGCATCGGGTTTCTGGTGGCATTCCCCATATTTTACAAGAACGTAATCATGCACGATAATGATGCCGGGAAACGGGACAGATAGAATGTCTGGACATGTGAGGAGGGATGAACGAATGAAAAGTAGAAAAAGATGGATACTGGGAGGGATGATCGTCGCACTGGTTTTTCTTGCCGCTCCGGCTTTCGGTACTGCTGATGAGCCACCGGCATCCGTGCTGTTAGACTCCCTCTCCCACCTTTACTATGGGGCTGACTTCAACCATGATCAGCATGTGGAGATCGCCGACGATTGTTCGGTCTGCCACCATCATCGGTTCGGAAAAGGTGTCGAGGATGAACAATGTGCCAGATGCCATGCCGATAGTGAAGGAACATCTGCCGTGGTCTGCAGGGATTGCCATGTCCAAGAGCCGTTTACCGGCCAGCATATCGGGAAGATGGAGGCTGATCCGAATCGCTACCATATCGACATGACGGGTCTGAAAGGCGCCTATCATCTGAGGTGCTTCACCTGCCATGCTACGATGGGAGCACCAACAGCGTGCGAGGATTGCCACGAAATGACTGACGAAGGCGAACAATTCTACCATTCCGGCAAGTATGCGCCGGTGGGAGGTGGAGTTGGCGGTCGACATGAGTAGATTGTCCTGGAAAGAGACCATTTTTCAATATCGAAAGGAGGATGGAACATCATGAATGGTATAAGCCGGAGAGGATTCTTCAAGGTGGTCGCTGGTGGCAGCGCCTTGGCGTTGGCCCCCAAGAAAAGCGCCTTTGGTATGGCGGAGTTTGATGGTTATCCGGAGAGCATGGGAGTATTGGTAGACCTTACACGCTGCATCGGTTGCCGGACCTGCGAGGCAGCGTGCAACAGGGAGCATGGCCTTCCTGAGCCCGACCTTCCCTTTAACGACCTCTCGGTTTTCGACCAGACCTTCCATGGAGGAACCCAGAAACGCAGAACGGATGATGGTGCATTCACCGTCGTCAACCGGTATGACACTAAAACTGCTGGAGGACCGGTCTATCGGAAAATCCAGTGCAACCATTGCAAGGAACCGGCCTGCCTGACCTCATGTTTTGTCAGCGCTTACAAGAAAACAAAAGAGGGGGCGGTTATTTATAACCCCGATGTCTGTGTCGGTTGCAGAATGTGCATGGTCGCCTGTCCCTTCGGGATCCCGGCATACTCCTATGACAGCGCTTTGCATCCAGAAGTAATAAAATGTAACTTCTGCTACGACAACCGGCTGAAACATGGAAAACCGCCCGCGTGTGTGGAGGCTTGCCCCCAGGAGGCCCTGACGTTCGGCCACCGGAACACCCTTGTCAAGACCGCCCATGAACGCATTCGGGCAAACCCCGAAAAGTATGTCGACCATGTGTATGGGGAAACAGAGGTTGGCGGCACATCCTGGATGTACCTGTCAGGCGTTCCCTTTGATCAGCTTGGCTTCAACACCAGCCTGCAGCACCATCCGATCCTGGATAACACCAAGAGTTTCCTTGGCATCGTACCGATGGTTCTGGGTATCTGGCCTGCCATGTTCATGGGATTTCATCTCCTGGCAACCGGGGGAAAGAAAGAGGAAGAGAACAAAAAGTCTCAACATAGAGGGGAGGTGCACGAAGAATGAACCGACTTATGGAAAAAGGCTTTAGGCCGATTGACTCTCTGAACGATCCGGATAATGGTCACCGGTGGAGTTTATCGCAGAAACTGCTGCTGGGATTATCTCCTAGAGATTACTTCCGGCAGGTTCTGCGCAACCCCTTCAACTGGGTATTATTTCTGATCTTTGCCATCGGCCTGCCTCTTATTGTCTACCGGTACGCCAACGGCCTGGGCAGCGTTATGCACGGCAGCTGCGATTATCCATGGGGACTTTTCCTGGGCTTCGGGCTTTTCTGCATGGTCCCCCTTTCCGCCTCGGGGTTTCTCCTCGGCACTGCGGTGGAGCTGTTCGGCCAGAAAAAATTCAAACCAATCCTGAATCTGGCGTTGCTCAACGGCTTGTTGGGATATTTCTTTGCGGTTGTCAACCTTCTGGTGGACCTTGGTTGTCCATGGCGGCTCTATTACCCCATGTTTGTCTCCTGGGGTACAGCAGCCGTTCTCTTTCTGGTTGGCTGGCATGTTGCGACCTACCTTTCTGTGCAGATAATGGAAGTTTCCGAGGCATTTTTTGAATGGATCGGCTGGCCCACCGCGAAGAAATTTATCCATGCAGGAACCATCGGCCTGACGGTGGCGGGGATCATTCTTTCCACCCTCCACCAAGGAGCCCTGGGAACCCTCCTGACCTATGCGCCGGCAAAGGTGCACCCCCTTTGGTACTCACAGGAATTTCTCTGGATATTCTACCTCTGTTCCTCGGTCTTCGCGGGTCTTTGCATGGTCATCGCAGTAAGTACCATCGTGGAAAAGACCATGGCCTGGCGCTGCAGCAGGGATTTTTTGGACCATCTCGGATCCATTACCATCGGCCTAGCCAAAGGCGCCACCATGGCCTTGGTAACCTACTTTGTTATCAAGCTTATCGGCATCGCCCATGACAACGAGTGGTCCTACCTGACCACCGGATGGGGCAGTTGGTTTATGCTGGAAATCTTTCTGGGAGTTGTACTGCCCATCATCCTGTTCTCCGTCGCTATCAGGAAAAACAGCGTCGGCCTGGTCCGGTTTACCGCTTTTCTTACCATCGTGGGTTTAATCATGAACCGGTTGAATACCGCTCTTATCAGTTTCAACTGGAACCTCTACCCGGAGATTCCCCATCCGTACGAATTGATGATCACCATAACCATCTTTACCATGTTCATAGCAGTCTATCGCTTTATCCTCTATCGGCTGCCCATTCTGTATTCATGGAAAGCAGCACCGGAAAAGGTGCTGGTAGCCAGCCCAGTCAAAAATCGGGCACCGGTATTCATCGAAGACAGCGCGGAAGGAGCCTGGGCCCGGCCTAGTGGCCGACCCTAGCCGAACCAAAACCTACGTCTTCCGGTTCCCAGGGGGGTTATAATACCTCGGGAACCGGAAGACTGGATAAGGAGGGCCGCAGATGTTCAACAGCTTTGCTACCCATACAAACATTCCTCATGGTGGTTTCATGCCCGGGTTGACCCCGTTTTTCCCGACACCCCTCGGGGCGGAATGGGTATATAATAATGGAAATCGCGTTGTCGTAAGCGATGTAAAAGAACACAATGGGGTTTGGTTTGCATGTGGCGTTGATAACAAGCGAAATGACGGCTATACATGGTTTGAAATTGGAACAGACTATGTAAAAACAGGAACATACTGCCGCCCGGATCACATAGTGCTGTCGGATACATTTTCAGAACCCTATATCCTGAGTGGAGATCTGTCCCTCGGGTCAACCTGGGCTGGAGAGCTGAATTCGAATTGGTATCCCATAAACACGTTATCGACGGTTACCGGTGTGGATGTGACGGTCTTCGCCAATGGAATCGCCTATGCGAGTTGCCTTCAGGTAACAGTTGAGTACGAATATCCGGAAGGGTACATGTACATGCCATGCATGACAAGTCGTGTACTCCACTTTGCCCCTGACGTCGGCTGTGTGAAACGTACTGACAGGAAATCCGACGGAAGCACATTTATTCTCGAGCTCACGGAACACAATCTCGGCAACGGAAACCCGCTGCAACTATGACAGAATAGAAGGTAAAGGATTCGTAAAAATCCCAGAACCCGATGACCCAAAAGGCTCCCGATTCGAGGCACACGTCTGCACCCATTGGTGTAAAAACCATGAACATAAGATATCCATTCAGCACCCCGGAATGACATAAGGTACAGCATAGAAGATGGAGTTTTTACAAAGCCATCAGAGGAGAGGCTTTTAACAGCACCTCGGATTGGAATTGGAAGGCCGGAAAGGAGGGCCGGAAATGTTCAACAGCTTTGCTTCCAAAGCAATCATCCCAGTGGCGCTTTCCCTGACTGGTTTTGTTATCGTCTGCAGCCTCATCCTTTATTCCTCTATTAGAGAGGGTTTTCTGAGGGACGCGGTACGGCAGGAAACCAGCCTTGCCGATACGGTCGTCAGCTCAACCCGCTACACTATGATGACTGATGACCGGGAAAGCCTCTACCATATCATTGACAGTGTCGGAGCCCAAAAGGGAATCGAGCATCTCCGCATTTTTAATAAAGAGGGGGTTATCATGTTTTCCTCGGACCCCGGAGAGCTGAACAAGGTCGTAGACAAAACGACAGCCGGATGCATCGAATGCCACAGCGGTCCCGAGCCTGCGGAACGTTTGGGCTCCATGCAGCTGGCAAGGCGCTTCGTCAATGGCAAGAATAACAACGTGCTGGCCATCACCGCCCCGATCTATAACGATGCACACTGTTCAGCAGGTGACTGTCACTTTCACCCCGACCACCAGAAAGTTCTTGGCACCCTGGACATCGGCCTGTCGACCGCTTCTCTGGATAGCAGCCTGCTGGCCCTGCGCTTGAAAATGGTCGTCTTCTGCGTCATGGTTCTCATCTTATCTGTAGGCGGAATCAGTGCTCTCCTCAGGCGAAACCTGCTGGCACCAATAAACAATCTGATTGACTATGTAAGAAATGTTTCCGGGGGGAGCATGGATAATGATTTCCCCAAGGGGATCAGCGAGATCGAGACCCTTGGACAGATATACCATGAGATGGCCAAGGAAAAACATCATGCTGAAACGGAATTGATAAAAATCAGGAAAGCTGATAGCCTACCTAAAAGAAAGGGTGGCTAATTGTAGTTAAGACATGGCTCAAAAACCTTGACCTCATGGAATTTCTTGGACTAAATGGGGGTTTCGCGTGTTTTTACGACGGAAACAGAGACAAAGTCATCCCCTGACTCCGGACGAAGGTATACCAAGCCCAGAGTCACGGCGCCAGGAAATTCAGGGTCGCATCCACTACCTGACAAAACAGATACGCTACAGTAAATGGTGGATGGCCCTCTTTTTCCTCTTCAGCCTCTGTGCGG
The Candidatus Anaeroferrophillus wilburensis DNA segment above includes these coding regions:
- a CDS encoding response regulator; this encodes MHLLLIADRDEETRSRIVGFFNGSEYKVIEADSVDVVLRNILKKEASVILLGSEFDGLKAMEIIPLLKRCNQKLTIILISNEESLSLIRRFRKEGIFYHALKPVNGDDRDELRQVVQCAFHNTTDRRLSQKSPTGEL
- a CDS encoding cytochrome c3 family protein, which gives rise to MKSRKRWILGGMIVALVFLAAPAFGTADEPPASVLLDSLSHLYYGADFNHDQHVEIADDCSVCHHHRFGKGVEDEQCARCHADSEGTSAVVCRDCHVQEPFTGQHIGKMEADPNRYHIDMTGLKGAYHLRCFTCHATMGAPTACEDCHEMTDEGEQFYHSGKYAPVGGGVGGRHE
- a CDS encoding 4Fe-4S dicluster domain-containing protein, yielding MNGISRRGFFKVVAGGSALALAPKKSAFGMAEFDGYPESMGVLVDLTRCIGCRTCEAACNREHGLPEPDLPFNDLSVFDQTFHGGTQKRRTDDGAFTVVNRYDTKTAGGPVYRKIQCNHCKEPACLTSCFVSAYKKTKEGAVIYNPDVCVGCRMCMVACPFGIPAYSYDSALHPEVIKCNFCYDNRLKHGKPPACVEACPQEALTFGHRNTLVKTAHERIRANPEKYVDHVYGETEVGGTSWMYLSGVPFDQLGFNTSLQHHPILDNTKSFLGIVPMVLGIWPAMFMGFHLLATGGKKEEENKKSQHRGEVHEE
- the nrfD gene encoding polysulfide reductase NrfD, producing the protein MNRLMEKGFRPIDSLNDPDNGHRWSLSQKLLLGLSPRDYFRQVLRNPFNWVLFLIFAIGLPLIVYRYANGLGSVMHGSCDYPWGLFLGFGLFCMVPLSASGFLLGTAVELFGQKKFKPILNLALLNGLLGYFFAVVNLLVDLGCPWRLYYPMFVSWGTAAVLFLVGWHVATYLSVQIMEVSEAFFEWIGWPTAKKFIHAGTIGLTVAGIILSTLHQGALGTLLTYAPAKVHPLWYSQEFLWIFYLCSSVFAGLCMVIAVSTIVEKTMAWRCSRDFLDHLGSITIGLAKGATMALVTYFVIKLIGIAHDNEWSYLTTGWGSWFMLEIFLGVVLPIILFSVAIRKNSVGLVRFTAFLTIVGLIMNRLNTALISFNWNLYPEIPHPYELMITITIFTMFIAVYRFILYRLPILYSWKAAPEKVLVASPVKNRAPVFIEDSAEGAWARPSGRP
- a CDS encoding HAMP domain-containing protein; the protein is MFNSFASKAIIPVALSLTGFVIVCSLILYSSIREGFLRDAVRQETSLADTVVSSTRYTMMTDDRESLYHIIDSVGAQKGIEHLRIFNKEGVIMFSSDPGELNKVVDKTTAGCIECHSGPEPAERLGSMQLARRFVNGKNNNVLAITAPIYNDAHCSAGDCHFHPDHQKVLGTLDIGLSTASLDSSLLALRLKMVVFCVMVLILSVGGISALLRRNLLAPINNLIDYVRNVSGGSMDNDFPKGISEIETLGQIYHEMAKEKHHAETELIKIRKADSLPKRKGG